A portion of the Simkania negevensis Z genome contains these proteins:
- a CDS encoding class I SAM-dependent methyltransferase translates to MKSEVDFDAKYYAKNSKIQLSLASKLLDDYKFKKKANVLDIGCGDGRITADISKKTSEGNVIGIDASFNMIEYARAHFPKSKFSNLEFLYDRAENLSFSKQFDLIVSFNCFQWVRCWRETLNLLCSFLNPKGELLFLTYPRENIYYQPFAKASENYPNYVDKAAHKSMFSATELREAILENGLYLKKYESFKSTISYQDANEMKEFVRAWLTSFIPLPSILHEEYLDQLIIESKHYQIQKEDGGIHLPYTALFINACKH, encoded by the coding sequence ATGAAAAGCGAAGTAGATTTTGACGCTAAGTACTATGCGAAAAATTCAAAGATTCAACTTTCTTTAGCAAGCAAACTTTTAGACGATTATAAATTCAAAAAAAAGGCTAACGTCCTAGATATTGGCTGCGGAGACGGGAGAATTACTGCAGATATTTCTAAAAAGACTTCTGAAGGAAACGTCATCGGAATTGATGCTTCTTTTAATATGATTGAATATGCTCGGGCCCATTTTCCAAAATCTAAATTTTCAAATCTTGAATTCCTGTACGATAGAGCAGAAAACCTTTCATTTTCCAAACAGTTTGATTTGATCGTTTCTTTCAACTGCTTTCAATGGGTTCGATGTTGGAGAGAGACTCTAAACCTTTTATGTAGTTTTTTAAACCCTAAAGGAGAGCTGCTTTTTCTTACATATCCAAGGGAAAACATCTATTATCAACCTTTTGCAAAAGCCTCTGAAAATTATCCAAACTATGTAGATAAAGCTGCTCATAAATCAATGTTTTCTGCAACCGAACTCAGAGAGGCAATTTTAGAAAATGGGTTATATCTAAAAAAATATGAGTCATTCAAATCCACAATATCTTATCAAGATGCTAATGAAATGAAAGAGTTTGTCCGAGCATGGTTAACAAGCTTCATCCCTTTGCCTTCAATTTTACATGAAGAATATCTTGATCAACTCATAATTGAGTCCAAACATTATCAAATCCAAAAAGAAGATGGCGGTATTCATCTACCATACACAGCGTTATTCATTAATGCCTGTAAACATTAA
- a CDS encoding non-ribosomal peptide synthetase, whose product MNKNLVDLVFFVDEQEDSHTVHIAAARKVFQLATVESMIGHFCTLLESALDHPHRELNVLEYLAEDELRLLNYEFAEGVEENYPDNIICFFEKQVSLSPDEIAIYFQDEALTYAELNNKINQMAHYLKNLGISHGSVVAVSCHHDPDVIVTIFAIIRLGATYLPLDPSYPDTRLNMMIQDAKPEILVTRSSVAEKFSGFSNPIVNLDTDMEKVAKSSSSSVSEQGLAENPVYIIYTSGSTGKPKGIMISYESLPHLCLERKRYYPNKTIAMLTGSISFDVSILTIFHSLMTGGTLCIPDQSERVDGEALIKHMAKFRVNFFMCVPSFYAMMLEKEVPFPKSLEIMSLVGEVIPNSLPPLHAQFAPHVKLFNEYGPCEIALGSNLAQIYDPLTEKISPIHVGKPLPNTEVYVLDANLQLVPIGMRGEICLGGKGLAMGYLNRNNLTAEKFVKVALPGKALTRLYRTGDYGRWLPDGNLEFLGRMDYQVKIRGHRVELGEVEAVLCQHKEIDEAVVKVQKMKDHQDCLVAYFTTIGRKILSVGELRKFLDLLLPKFAVPSHFMQLEYFPRTHNRKIDRKALPIFPVAEVADDKNISHKGVKQTLLEIWKKALNLYNIGPDDNFFDVGGNSLLLANIQTAVKEVLKVNVPIIEYFRYSTINSFAKYLESLKSQDLRKARSS is encoded by the coding sequence GTGAATAAAAACCTAGTTGACTTGGTTTTTTTCGTTGACGAGCAAGAAGATTCTCATACTGTGCACATAGCAGCAGCTCGTAAGGTTTTCCAACTAGCAACAGTCGAAAGTATGATCGGTCATTTTTGCACACTCTTAGAAAGTGCTTTAGATCACCCACATCGTGAGCTTAATGTCTTAGAGTACTTGGCTGAAGATGAATTACGTTTGCTCAATTATGAGTTTGCTGAGGGAGTTGAAGAAAATTATCCTGACAACATCATTTGTTTTTTTGAGAAGCAGGTAAGTCTATCGCCTGATGAAATAGCCATTTACTTTCAAGATGAAGCCTTGACATATGCTGAGCTAAATAATAAAATTAATCAAATGGCTCATTACCTTAAAAACCTTGGCATTAGCCATGGATCTGTCGTAGCTGTCAGTTGCCACCACGATCCTGACGTCATTGTGACCATTTTTGCAATCATTCGACTTGGAGCAACATATTTGCCTTTAGATCCAAGTTATCCCGATACACGCCTAAATATGATGATCCAAGATGCCAAGCCTGAGATTTTGGTAACTCGCTCATCAGTTGCGGAGAAGTTTTCAGGGTTTTCAAATCCCATTGTCAATTTAGACACTGATATGGAAAAGGTTGCCAAATCTTCTTCTAGTTCTGTATCAGAGCAGGGGTTAGCTGAAAACCCCGTATATATCATTTATACCTCAGGTTCTACAGGGAAACCTAAGGGAATCATGATTTCATATGAAAGCCTTCCGCATTTATGCCTAGAAAGAAAAAGATATTATCCCAATAAGACCATTGCGATGCTGACGGGGTCAATTAGCTTCGATGTGAGCATTTTAACGATCTTTCACTCTCTAATGACAGGTGGAACATTGTGCATTCCTGATCAAAGTGAACGTGTCGATGGTGAAGCCTTAATTAAGCATATGGCAAAGTTTCGGGTGAATTTTTTCATGTGCGTTCCTTCATTCTATGCAATGATGCTTGAGAAAGAAGTCCCTTTTCCCAAATCTCTTGAAATCATGAGCCTCGTTGGTGAAGTGATTCCAAACTCTCTTCCCCCGCTGCATGCTCAGTTTGCTCCTCATGTAAAACTTTTTAACGAATATGGGCCTTGTGAAATAGCATTGGGAAGCAACCTTGCACAGATTTATGACCCGCTAACTGAAAAAATTAGCCCTATTCACGTTGGAAAACCTTTGCCAAATACTGAAGTGTATGTCCTTGACGCGAATTTACAGCTTGTACCTATTGGGATGAGGGGTGAAATCTGCTTAGGTGGCAAGGGGCTAGCCATGGGGTATCTCAATCGGAACAATCTCACTGCTGAGAAGTTTGTGAAAGTTGCTTTACCTGGCAAGGCGTTGACTCGGTTATATCGCACTGGAGACTATGGTCGCTGGCTTCCAGACGGAAACTTGGAGTTCTTAGGGCGCATGGATTATCAGGTTAAAATCCGGGGACATCGTGTTGAATTGGGAGAAGTTGAGGCTGTTCTTTGTCAACATAAGGAAATCGATGAGGCTGTTGTTAAAGTTCAAAAAATGAAAGACCATCAAGATTGTTTGGTTGCTTATTTCACTACCATTGGCAGAAAAATTTTATCTGTTGGAGAACTGCGCAAATTTCTAGATCTTTTATTGCCCAAATTCGCTGTTCCTTCTCATTTTATGCAGCTAGAATACTTTCCTCGGACCCATAATAGGAAAATTGACCGTAAGGCCCTTCCGATTTTTCCTGTTGCTGAAGTTGCAGATGATAAAAACATCTCTCATAAAGGAGTGAAACAAACTCTTTTGGAGATTTGGAAAAAAGCTCTCAACCTTTATAATATTGGTCCAGATGATAATTTCTTTGACGTTGGGGGAAACTCTCTTTTACTGGCAAATATTCAAACTGCTGTGAAAGAGGTTTTGAAAGTAAACGTCCCGATTATTGAGTACTTTCGCTATTCTACCATCAATAGTTTTGCGAAATACCTTGAATCACTCAAAAGTCAGGACTTACGAAAAGCCAGATCGTCATAG
- a CDS encoding type I polyketide synthase: MKKADQNGIAIIGMSGRFPGAQNTEMFWNNLCQGVESIMRFSDEELPKSDLEKPNYVKARGTIENITDFDADFFGMSRREAELTDPQHRLFLECCYQGLEDAGYAPGQYNGAIGVYAGASSESNYYYNILTHSDACKESEKNLLRLGNELDYLTTRVSYKLNLKGPSMAIQTACSTSLVTVCMACSQLLTHQCDIALAGGATISIPQERGYQYQEGMIFSSDGHCRPFDAKSGGTVPGNGVGVVVLKRLDEAIRDRDHIYAVIRGFGLNNDGSEKIGYSAPSIEGQASALRRAFKMAGIAPETVSLIEAHGTATLLGDPIEVQALSEVFGTGKRKQCAIGSVKSNIGHLMETAGVAGLIKAALAVHHKTLPASLHFKEPNPHIDFESSPFYVVGETKPWEETPRRALVNSLGFGGTNAHVILEEPPEVLKREERHQDYLFVLSAKTKTALQAMSDRLKSYLEKHPDLDLGDVAYTLQVGRAAFPQRKAFVATNREDAMKQLATRDEIGEAKTELERMGLDWMRGESIDWTHLHENDGCRRISLPTYPFEKKRYWLEFNAKEEANTPSDNVQDTLKRIWKEYLGLDQLTVNDNFFDLGGDSFLAIQMVPEIQEVLGVSLKVNTILQYPTIEKLSTFIEKERGTSADREAVLLKEGDPTCSLFVIHQIDGHIFSYKQLANVLQDEGQIYGIESPYSSSDSSLTIERMASDYVKMIKMVQPKGPYRIIGASFGGLVAYEIAQQLDVDSLTMIDIINPTHLKQGAETEDDMFSLLLELFSGKKLSPEELKELSREEKIRQIMQCMNFEILPFLEQERIFECMKVHWGALKKYRPKCYTKRICFFETEEKLSSLHDISLVSTWKDLGCNKIEPHVIAASHLGIMTSPYVDEVAKLIDAFLQSQKKESPDAKI; this comes from the coding sequence ATGAAAAAAGCAGATCAAAACGGAATTGCCATCATTGGAATGTCAGGCCGTTTCCCCGGAGCTCAAAACACTGAGATGTTTTGGAATAACTTGTGTCAGGGTGTTGAGTCAATTATGCGATTCTCTGATGAAGAACTTCCTAAATCAGACTTGGAAAAACCTAACTACGTGAAAGCACGTGGAACCATTGAAAACATCACAGATTTTGACGCAGACTTTTTCGGCATGAGCCGAAGAGAGGCAGAACTGACCGACCCTCAGCATCGGCTATTTCTAGAGTGTTGCTATCAAGGACTAGAAGATGCTGGATATGCTCCGGGACAGTATAACGGAGCGATTGGGGTCTATGCTGGAGCAAGTTCTGAATCAAACTATTATTACAATATTCTGACTCATTCTGATGCTTGCAAAGAATCTGAAAAGAACCTGCTCCGTTTGGGAAATGAGTTGGATTATTTAACGACACGTGTTTCCTACAAGTTGAACTTAAAAGGGCCAAGTATGGCTATTCAGACGGCTTGTTCAACTTCCCTTGTTACGGTATGTATGGCCTGCAGTCAGTTATTAACTCATCAGTGTGATATCGCACTTGCGGGTGGAGCAACGATCTCGATTCCTCAAGAACGGGGATATCAGTATCAGGAAGGAATGATTTTTTCTTCAGATGGACACTGCCGCCCCTTTGATGCAAAGTCGGGAGGAACTGTTCCTGGGAACGGGGTTGGAGTCGTGGTATTAAAACGGCTCGATGAGGCTATCCGAGATAGAGACCACATCTATGCTGTTATTCGCGGTTTCGGTCTTAACAATGATGGTTCAGAAAAGATCGGTTACTCTGCCCCGAGTATTGAGGGTCAAGCAAGTGCCCTGCGCAGAGCGTTTAAAATGGCAGGGATCGCCCCCGAGACTGTTTCTCTCATAGAGGCTCATGGAACAGCAACTTTGCTGGGGGACCCTATTGAAGTTCAAGCTCTCAGTGAGGTGTTTGGAACTGGTAAGAGAAAACAATGTGCGATTGGGTCTGTAAAGAGCAACATTGGCCACTTAATGGAAACTGCAGGTGTTGCTGGGTTAATTAAGGCTGCTTTAGCAGTGCATCATAAGACATTACCTGCATCGCTACATTTTAAAGAACCCAACCCTCACATTGATTTTGAGTCAAGCCCCTTTTATGTAGTGGGAGAAACAAAGCCATGGGAAGAAACACCTAGACGTGCATTAGTGAATTCTCTAGGGTTTGGCGGAACGAATGCGCATGTAATATTAGAAGAACCTCCTGAGGTTCTGAAAAGAGAGGAGCGCCATCAAGATTACCTTTTTGTTTTATCAGCGAAAACAAAAACTGCATTGCAAGCCATGTCAGATCGGTTGAAGAGCTATTTGGAAAAACATCCTGATTTAGATTTAGGAGATGTAGCTTATACACTGCAGGTAGGACGGGCAGCCTTTCCTCAACGAAAAGCATTTGTTGCTACAAACCGAGAAGATGCGATGAAGCAGTTAGCTACCAGAGATGAGATTGGTGAAGCAAAGACCGAATTAGAGCGCATGGGGCTTGATTGGATGCGAGGAGAATCGATCGACTGGACACACCTTCATGAAAACGATGGGTGTCGACGTATATCATTACCTACTTACCCCTTCGAAAAAAAACGCTACTGGCTCGAGTTCAATGCAAAAGAAGAAGCAAATACTCCTTCAGATAATGTCCAGGATACTCTTAAGAGAATTTGGAAAGAATATTTAGGGTTAGACCAACTTACTGTGAATGACAACTTTTTCGATCTTGGAGGCGACTCTTTTTTGGCTATTCAAATGGTTCCTGAGATTCAAGAAGTTTTAGGGGTCTCTCTGAAGGTCAATACTATTTTGCAATATCCAACGATCGAAAAACTTTCCACATTTATCGAAAAGGAACGTGGAACAAGTGCAGATCGAGAAGCCGTTCTTTTAAAAGAAGGCGATCCTACTTGCTCTCTTTTTGTGATTCATCAAATTGATGGGCATATTTTCTCTTATAAGCAGCTTGCAAATGTCCTTCAAGATGAGGGACAGATTTATGGAATTGAAAGTCCTTACTCTTCTTCTGACTCTTCGTTGACTATTGAGCGTATGGCAAGTGATTACGTCAAAATGATCAAAATGGTTCAACCAAAAGGCCCCTATAGAATAATTGGAGCCTCTTTTGGAGGACTTGTCGCATATGAAATTGCACAGCAACTCGATGTAGATTCATTGACAATGATTGATATCATTAACCCAACACATCTCAAGCAAGGTGCAGAAACTGAAGATGACATGTTTTCTCTTCTTCTTGAGCTTTTTTCAGGAAAAAAATTGTCACCCGAAGAATTAAAAGAACTTTCTCGAGAAGAAAAAATTCGGCAAATCATGCAATGCATGAACTTTGAAATCCTTCCTTTTCTTGAGCAAGAGCGTATTTTTGAATGCATGAAAGTTCATTGGGGAGCTCTAAAAAAATATCGACCAAAGTGCTACACAAAGCGTATTTGTTTTTTCGAAACAGAAGAAAAGCTTTCATCTCTGCATGACATTTCTCTTGTTTCAACTTGGAAAGATCTCGGCTGCAACAAAATTGAACCACATGTGATTGCAGCAAGTCATTTAGGAATTATGACTTCCCCTTATGTTGATGAAGTTGCTAAGCTTATTGATGCTTTTCTACAATCTCAAAAAAAAGAATCGCCTGATGCCAAAATCTAA
- a CDS encoding lipocalin-like domain-containing protein: MPKSKLLGAWKLVSCSINNSDGVTYPYGKDAIGYIIYTPDNVVSVHMMSASRMYASQHQFRSGTDAEKIEAAENFGGYVGRYEVSGDVVTHFPEACGFPSFINVPQKRKIDLSGNVLTLSCTDPSAQNESIVVWERVDAKG; the protein is encoded by the coding sequence ATGCCAAAATCTAAACTTTTAGGCGCTTGGAAACTTGTGTCTTGTTCAATTAATAATTCTGATGGAGTGACTTATCCCTATGGGAAAGATGCCATTGGTTATATTATTTATACTCCAGATAATGTTGTTTCTGTTCACATGATGTCAGCAAGCAGAATGTATGCAAGTCAACACCAATTTCGCTCTGGTACCGATGCAGAAAAAATTGAAGCAGCTGAAAATTTCGGAGGATACGTAGGTCGTTACGAAGTCAGTGGTGATGTCGTGACACACTTTCCTGAAGCTTGCGGTTTTCCCTCATTTATTAATGTCCCTCAAAAAAGAAAGATCGACCTTTCAGGAAATGTTTTGACGTTGTCTTGCACAGATCCGAGTGCACAAAATGAAAGCATTGTTGTCTGGGAACGTGTAGATGCAAAGGGTTGA
- a CDS encoding 4'-phosphopantetheinyl transferase family protein, which yields MQRVEPLHLPLKEKCEFFLVNLSNIQQEEVDAASKVVDDISLARAERFSFERDRNRLLIAQAILRQKLGELLNCKPSEVTILRDDFGKPYIEGHLLHFSLSYSHHYALFAFCPDRLIGVDIEAINPDRVVLESPVLHEIEKNQIISGEDPIDSFYDYWCAKEALLKAMGTGFTEEKPPLLTHVSYGVFSSEKPNAIVYTFTTHHHKIGVCLLEEE from the coding sequence ATGCAAAGGGTTGAACCGCTCCATCTTCCTCTTAAGGAAAAGTGTGAGTTTTTTCTTGTAAATCTCTCCAACATACAGCAAGAAGAGGTCGATGCTGCTAGCAAAGTTGTAGATGATATTTCCTTAGCGCGTGCCGAGAGATTTTCATTCGAGAGAGATCGTAATAGGCTTCTCATTGCCCAGGCAATCTTGCGACAAAAACTAGGTGAGCTTTTGAATTGCAAGCCTAGTGAGGTCACGATTTTGCGTGATGACTTTGGGAAGCCTTATATTGAAGGTCACCTACTTCATTTTAGCTTATCCTATTCCCACCATTACGCCCTTTTTGCGTTTTGCCCTGATCGACTTATTGGAGTCGATATAGAAGCAATCAATCCAGATCGAGTCGTTTTAGAATCGCCTGTGTTACATGAAATCGAAAAAAATCAAATTATAAGCGGAGAAGATCCTATAGATTCATTTTATGATTATTGGTGTGCAAAAGAAGCCCTTCTAAAAGCCATGGGGACGGGATTTACCGAAGAAAAACCTCCACTTTTAACTCATGTTTCGTATGGTGTCTTTTCTTCAGAAAAGCCCAATGCAATCGTTTATACTTTTACCACTCATCATCATAAAATTGGTGTTTGCTTATTAGAGGAAGAATGA
- a CDS encoding SRPBCC family protein, producing the protein MSIFKWNSEFVAEVDMPLQRVWEYCLDFNNWAKGDKRIEYFSCDTKLDLGAQVKGKIKGRPTFVTILVTNFREYERLDTLTKAPFFKQETTFIIEEMSSEKTKLKQKVHVSSPFTLFMKGFYEKHVTTHKDLFLKGLNS; encoded by the coding sequence ATGAGCATTTTTAAATGGAATAGTGAATTTGTTGCTGAAGTAGACATGCCTCTACAGCGAGTTTGGGAATATTGTTTAGACTTTAACAATTGGGCAAAAGGAGATAAGCGCATCGAATATTTTTCGTGTGATACAAAACTTGATCTTGGAGCACAAGTAAAGGGAAAAATAAAGGGAAGACCTACCTTCGTTACAATTTTGGTTACTAACTTCCGGGAATACGAGAGACTAGATACTCTTACCAAGGCTCCGTTCTTTAAACAAGAAACTACATTCATTATAGAAGAGATGTCTTCTGAGAAAACAAAGCTAAAACAAAAAGTTCATGTGTCGAGTCCTTTTACTTTATTCATGAAAGGTTTCTATGAAAAACATGTAACGACTCATAAAGATTTGTTCTTAAAAGGGCTTAATTCTTAG